TGATATTGCGGACAAGGCCGTTAAGAAAATGGAAGCTTCTTACAAAAGTGTATTGAAACTCGATAAGAATTTTCATATTTATGTTCATGGAAAGAGAGAATATTTGGAAAAAGGTTTTGATGAAGAGAAAGGAATGAACTACTATAAAGTTTATTTCGAAAACGAAAGCTAATAATGAAAAGCCAGCTGAAAAGATCCGGAATTGTATCGCTGATATTGATTGTTCTGATTGTAGTGTTTACGCTATGGCAGAGCAATACACGTGCTGTAGAAATGATCTTTTCAAGAGGATTGTATCCGGTATTTTCCTTTATTCCGGGCACTTTTTTCGGATATATACCTTTTAGCATCGGAGATATTTTTTATTGTACAGCGATCGGTTTCCTAGCGTTTATGTCTGTACAGACAGTCTGTTTATTATTCAAAAGGAAATTTTATCCTGCTTTGCTCCGTTTTTCAAAGCTCATCAATCTGGGATTGGTTTTATATGTCTTTTTTTATCTAAGCTGGGGAATGAACTATTACAGACAGTCTGTCTCCCGCAATGCAGATATACGTGTCGACAGTCTGAAACTGGCGGATTACCTGGAAGTACTGGATCGCTTTATCGATACAACCAACACGCTTCGGGAAAACGTCAATCCGAAAGTATGGAAAGGAAAAGGGCAGCAAATAGAGGAAGATATGGTTGCAACAGTACAGAATGATACCACATTCCGGTCCTTCTTATCCGTGTCCAATGTACGCGCGAAATCTCCGCTAAACAGCCAACTGGTTTCGTACGTAGGTGTATCGGGATACTTTAATCCTTTTACGCATGAAGCGCATGTTAATACAGCTATGCCAGAAGTTGCCAAACCATTTACTTATGTACACGAACTGGCTCATCAGCAGGGGATAGGTTTTGAAGATGAAGCTAATTTTATTGCTTTTGTGCGCTTGCAGCATCATCCAAATGAATTTTACAGATACTCAGCCTATTTACAATGCGTGACATATATGCTCCGTGAGCTTCGTGGTATAGACAGGGGGGTATTTGAATCATACCGTAACAGATTATCAGAGAAGATCGAAAGTGACCTCGAGGAAGAGCGTGTTTTCTGGAAAACATACATGAGCTGGATCAACGATCTCACGGCCTTGTTTTACAATCAGTATCTGCAACACAACAATCAGGCTGAAGGGATAGCGAGATACAACCGGATGACGCGTCTTGTACTCGCCTATGAACTCCAAAAGAAAGGATGCAGATAGCAAATAACCAGTGCTTTGAACTGTTTAATCATAAAAACGCTTCAAGCGGGGAGCCTGAAGCGTTTCGTTACTAACCAATTATTAACCTAAACTTATGAAAAGTACAGATATAACGCCAGGCGCTGGAAGGATAGTATAATTCATGCGTTATTTTAAGGTTTTTTAACAGTTTCCTGGCGTACTTATAGTATCAAAACTGCATGCTAAAGAAGAAGTAACTAATAAATCAGACTAAGAGAGCATGATAAATCAAAAATATTTTTACATTTATTTTCAATATGTATAAAGTAAAAGGGTGTGTCGATCGTCATTTGATCTATGGACTACACTCATACCTTACAAATGTCTGATAAACAATCTTCTTCACTTCCGGAGGTCGTTCGTAACTATGGCGCCCAATTGCTTCGTTTTATAAAGGGAAAAGTGAAGAAAGTGGAAGATGCCGAAGATATTCTGCAGGAAGTCTGGTATCAGACCAGTCGCTTGTCTAATATCGATCAGCTGGAAAATGTGAGTGCATGGTTATATTCTATTACGCGTAATAAGATTACAGATCTGTACCGCAAGAAAAAAACAGATGCCATAGAAGATCATACCTATATGGATGATGAAGGAGAGCTGAAAATCAAAGAGATATTATTAGCTGACGACTCTAATAATGCAGAGCTGAAGATGTTTAAGGAAGTGTTTTGGGAGGAGCTGATGAAAGCGTTGGATGAACTGCCCGAGAAACAAAGAGATGTATTTGTGCTTAATGAAATAGAGGATATGACATTACAACAAATTGCCGATCAGCAGGGAGAAAATATTAAAACGATTATTAGCCGCAAAGGGTATGCGGTAAAACATCTTCGTCTGCGCTTAAATATGCTTTACGAAGAACTTAAATATTAAGAAGATATGAATAACAGATTTAGAAACGAAAAAAAAGGAAAAATTCTTTTTATGATTCCTTTTATTATCGGGATGGTTTTTCTGCTGGTCTGGGTGGTTCAGTTACTTTGGAATACCCTTTTACCTGAAATAATAGGGGTAAAAGCAATCAGTTACTGGCAGGCCTTCGGAATATTGGTCTTATCCAAAATTCTTTTTGGAGGATTCAGGTTTAAAGGAAAAGGGAAGGCCTGTGACCGTTCGCATCTGCGATCAAAACTGGAACAACTTTCACCCGAGGATAAGGAAAAATTTAAGGAAGAATGGAAGCAACGCTTTTCCAGAAGATGGCATGATTGCTAATCTTATGAATTCTATACGATAACTATGAATCCCAAACACCAGCTGTTTGGGATTTTTTATGCCTTTACGAAAAAAATCTAAAAAAGATTAAAGTATAATAACATGTTACCCGTCTTCTATCAAAAGGCCTTTGAATTAAATAATTAAAATAAAAAATCATGAAAAATAAAATTCGGTTTATATTACCAAGATTGATTGGTTTGACACTTTTAGCCGGTTTACTTGCGCTGGTTGTGGGATTAATCTTTAAATTATTGCTGGTAGGTACATTGCTGGCAGGTGCAGGAATGTTTATTGCCTCACGCTTTAAAAAACGTCAGGCAGCTATGATCCGCAATGAAAGAAGAAAAGGTATCGCTCCGGCTTACTACGAAATGAGTGCTTCTGCAATCCGTCCGCAGTATACGGCCACTGACCGCCCAAACTACGCTATTATCCCCATTCGTTAATTTTAAATAAATATTACAATGTTCTATAAAACTAATAATACATCAGATCATTCCGCAAAGTACGGACATTTCAAGAATAAATTTGAGCAAAAATTCGGCAAATTAAGAGACGAGTTTATGAATGGTGAACATCCTTTTGCCAGTGCATGTTCGGATAGAAAAAATAATATTCCTGCTAATATCTCAGAAAACGAAGAATTCTTTACCCTTCAACTCTATGCAGCAGGTTACCAAAAAGATCGGTTCAAAGTAGCGGTAAAGGATAGTGTGCTTACGGTAAGCTACGATCCTTCTGAAGAAGAGACGCGTGTCACTTACATGTATCAAGAATTTTCGGCAGGTGCTTTCGAACGTTCTTTTCAGTTAAATAATCAGGTTGCTACCTCCAGAATATCTGCAAGTTATGAAGATGGTATTCTGACTGTTATCCTTCCCAAGGATCTGGAAAATATCACACCTCCTCAGGAGATACGAGTAGGTTAATAAACAATAAAGAGGCGGAATTTTCCGCCTCTTTATTGTTCTATACTGATAATTTCTATTTTTCCGGTAGTACCCGGACTTCCTGAATAAATCTGTCCCTGAGGAAGACCTCTTAATCCGCTTGGAGCCATTTTTATTCGACTGTATATATTTCTCAGATCTGAATTTGGATTAACCGAACGACCTCCCGGTTCTACATCTACAAAAAGATAAGCTTTTGCTTTTTTATCCGTCTGTTGTGGCTTTATACTACCTTTATCCAGACTGATCTTTACATTTCCGCCATTTCCGTTAGGAAAAGTTTTGGTTCCGTTAAAGGCATCATCACCTTTTGCGATGATGTATAAAGAGCCTAATTTTTGGATATTGGCCTGTATATCAAAGTTGGTTCCGTTATTTTTTCCATCAGTACCCGATATAGAAGCCTGATTACCGATTTCAGCATATTTCACAACCAAAGTCACATCTTTCTTGCCATAAAACATGAGGGAAGCACGATCTCCCATAATTAATGTGTCGATATGGATAACCATACTGGAATCACGGTTGTTAAAAGTCTTCTTGGCCTTTTTACCGATCTCAAGTTTCGAGATGTGTTCCGTTGACGGTTGCGATTGCGCCTGAACCGTAATCATTACGGCTAAAGAAGCAAATAGTGCAATAATATATTTTTTCATATTGATCAGTGATTAAAAAACTTAAAAACTATAAGTAAGACAATCTATATATGAAAAAGTTTAAAAGTATCATTCAGTTAGATACTTAACAATCAGCTTTGCTGTATTTTCAGAAGCACCCGGAGTCCCTAATTTAGAGGCTAATACCTCATAATTCTCCATTACACTGGCTCTGTGTTCTTTATCATTAATCAGTAAAGCCAGTTCATTGGCAATTTCAAAATCTGTACAGTCTTCCTGAATAAGCTCTATTACCGACAGATAATCATTGATAAGATTTACAAGGGAAATGAATTTTACTTTAATTACCAACCGGGCAATTTTCACACTTAAAGCATTGGCTTTGTATACGACAACCTGAGGTACTTTAAGAATTCCGGTTTCCAATGTTGCCGTTCCGCTTGTTACTACAGCAGCTTCCGAATTGCGCAGAAGATCATAAGTCTGATCAAAAACAACTTTTATAGGAAGGTCCTGAGTGTATTGTTCGTAATAGGCTTTGTCGAAATTTGGCGCACCAGCTATTACAAACTGATGTGCCGGAAAAAGAAAATACAACCTTACCATTTCCGGTAATATGCGTTCTATCTCCATTTTACGGCTTCCGGGAAGCAAAGCGATGATATTACGTTCGTTCAGATCGTTATCTCTTTTGAAATCCGGATTAAAACGATATTTATCTATTGCATCTAAAAGGGGATTTCCAACGTAATCCACTTTCATGTTGAATTTTTTATAAAAGTCTACTTCGAAAGGAAGAATACAAAACATATGGTCTACTACACGACGAATCTTATACACTCTTTTCTGATTCCAGGCCCATATCTTGGGAGAAATGTAATAGCATACTTTGATGCCATGTTTTTTTGCAAACTCGGCTATTTTGAGATTAAAACCAGGGAAATCAATAAGAATAACAGTATCCGGACGATAAGCCAAAAGATCTTTTTTTACTGTTTTCAGATTTCTGGAAATCGTGCTCAGATTTTTGATAACTTCTACAAATCCCATGAATGCCATTTCAGAAGTGTGAATCAGAGCCGATTGACCTGTAGCAGTCTGCATCTGATTTCCGCCGACTATCCGGAATTCAGCCTGACTGTCTTCTTTTTTCAGTGCTTCAATCAAATTTGCACCGTGTAAATCTCCTGAAGTTTCTCCGGCAATAAGGTAGTATCTCATGTAAAACTCGCTTTCCTGATTTGATTTTAAAGATAAGTATTAATACTCTTATGATGCAAAACTGATGAGATTTACATATGTTTTTTTGTATTTTATTGCAAATAGTAAAGGCTGCCAGAAGCAGCCCTTACGAATTAATGCTATATCACATTTGATCAGATCCCCAATTCGACCTGAAACGTAAATCCCCATTTATTATCATCCATCAGATTATTGTAATAACCATCTTTGACCAGATAGTTACCATTCAGTTGAAACTTCAGGCGGTGTGCCTTCATATATTTTGTAAGTCCGGCTTCCAGAATTTCTGTACGTTCCTCTTTTGGGCGAATATCTTTGTGTGGGTCTACAAACGTATATCTTCCTGCGATCTCATAGCCTTTGCTGAATAAATAGCTGATCTGCTGATTTATACCATAGCCTTTGTAAACATATACTTCTTTTCCTTCCAGATCCTGATTGAAAGGATTATCTACATTCCGTTTCATATATTCTACCTGATAGGCAAATCCATTATACTTAAATATTGCATCAGCAAACAATGTAGTCAGATCCTTTGCGTTCTTTACAAATGCACCGGTCTGTCCGCTCAGTCTGGTAGTTTTATTGTTAAAACTATAACCACCTCCTATTGATAATTTAGGCGTTTCTTCTCTTTCCAGATCACCTTCAGAGTAATCGCCTGAGTTTGTAAACTGACCAAACGGGAGGAATTCTACACGTCCCGTATAGGCAAGACCATTGTCTGTCGTATTTACAGCTCTACCTTCTCCGGTGGAGATTTCTGCTTTCAGATTGAAAGGCATGTTGCCGATTTTCTTGGAAAGATTTGCAGAAATACCAAAATCCCGGTCTATTGAAAAGTTTGCATTGACAATGGAACGTTCTGCAAATTGTAACTGACCGGAAGAATTCACCCGCTGACGGTTACCCGGAAGTTTATTCTGACCAAATCCGATATAGAAATCGTCACTGAAATTATAGAAAATCACCGCATCACGAACAATATTCGGAATTCCGGAATCATCAAAATCCTGATCTCCACGCGTGAACGCCAATTGAACAGAGTAACTGATCTTAGGTGTGTAGATATAGCCGTCTACGCGCATGCGCAGCCGTCTGACACGTGCTTC
The Sphingobacterium spiritivorum genome window above contains:
- the lpxB gene encoding lipid-A-disaccharide synthase; translation: MRYYLIAGETSGDLHGANLIEALKKEDSQAEFRIVGGNQMQTATGQSALIHTSEMAFMGFVEVIKNLSTISRNLKTVKKDLLAYRPDTVILIDFPGFNLKIAEFAKKHGIKVCYYISPKIWAWNQKRVYKIRRVVDHMFCILPFEVDFYKKFNMKVDYVGNPLLDAIDKYRFNPDFKRDNDLNERNIIALLPGSRKMEIERILPEMVRLYFLFPAHQFVIAGAPNFDKAYYEQYTQDLPIKVVFDQTYDLLRNSEAAVVTSGTATLETGILKVPQVVVYKANALSVKIARLVIKVKFISLVNLINDYLSVIELIQEDCTDFEIANELALLINDKEHRASVMENYEVLASKLGTPGASENTAKLIVKYLTE
- a CDS encoding porin is translated as MRKTGFRALLTIGIALLCTHVNAQERDDRATILNFKGIQFTSKDSLFYTNFRFRMQNRVKYTNTLDGEKNDEWEARVRRLRMRVDGYIYTPKISYSVQLAFTRGDQDFDDSGIPNIVRDAVIFYNFSDDFYIGFGQNKLPGNRQRVNSSGQLQFAERSIVNANFSIDRDFGISANLSKKIGNMPFNLKAEISTGEGRAVNTTDNGLAYTGRVEFLPFGQFTNSGDYSEGDLEREETPKLSIGGGYSFNNKTTRLSGQTGAFVKNAKDLTTLFADAIFKYNGFAYQVEYMKRNVDNPFNQDLEGKEVYVYKGYGINQQISYLFSKGYEIAGRYTFVDPHKDIRPKEERTEILEAGLTKYMKAHRLKFQLNGNYLVKDGYYNNLMDDNKWGFTFQVELGI
- a CDS encoding DUF3810 domain-containing protein, whose translation is MKSQLKRSGIVSLILIVLIVVFTLWQSNTRAVEMIFSRGLYPVFSFIPGTFFGYIPFSIGDIFYCTAIGFLAFMSVQTVCLLFKRKFYPALLRFSKLINLGLVLYVFFYLSWGMNYYRQSVSRNADIRVDSLKLADYLEVLDRFIDTTNTLRENVNPKVWKGKGQQIEEDMVATVQNDTTFRSFLSVSNVRAKSPLNSQLVSYVGVSGYFNPFTHEAHVNTAMPEVAKPFTYVHELAHQQGIGFEDEANFIAFVRLQHHPNEFYRYSAYLQCVTYMLRELRGIDRGVFESYRNRLSEKIESDLEEERVFWKTYMSWINDLTALFYNQYLQHNNQAEGIARYNRMTRLVLAYELQKKGCR
- a CDS encoding Hsp20/alpha crystallin family protein — its product is MFYKTNNTSDHSAKYGHFKNKFEQKFGKLRDEFMNGEHPFASACSDRKNNIPANISENEEFFTLQLYAAGYQKDRFKVAVKDSVLTVSYDPSEEETRVTYMYQEFSAGAFERSFQLNNQVATSRISASYEDGILTVILPKDLENITPPQEIRVG
- a CDS encoding RNA polymerase sigma factor, yielding MSDKQSSSLPEVVRNYGAQLLRFIKGKVKKVEDAEDILQEVWYQTSRLSNIDQLENVSAWLYSITRNKITDLYRKKKTDAIEDHTYMDDEGELKIKEILLADDSNNAELKMFKEVFWEELMKALDELPEKQRDVFVLNEIEDMTLQQIADQQGENIKTIISRKGYAVKHLRLRLNMLYEELKY